From one Deltaproteobacteria bacterium genomic stretch:
- a CDS encoding thymidine kinase: MHPERGDTGWIEVICGPMFSGKTEELIRRVTRAQIARLKLQIFKPAIDVRYHERKVVSHNQLSIESTPVEDAEAILSKLEEGVQVVAIDEAQFFGPELLEVCEQIAGRGIRVIVAGLDQDYRGVPFDPMPAILAVAEYVTKQLAICVVCGKPAGRSQRLVADKHRVVVGASDAYEARCRACFDPAGATATPRHDDAQGTLGLKEDS; this comes from the coding sequence ATGCACCCCGAGCGAGGCGACACGGGCTGGATCGAGGTGATCTGTGGACCGATGTTCTCGGGGAAGACCGAGGAGCTCATCCGGCGGGTCACCCGCGCGCAGATCGCTCGACTGAAGCTCCAGATCTTCAAGCCGGCCATCGACGTCCGCTACCACGAGCGGAAGGTGGTCTCCCACAACCAGCTCTCCATCGAGTCGACCCCCGTCGAGGACGCCGAGGCCATCCTGAGCAAGCTCGAGGAGGGCGTGCAGGTGGTGGCCATCGACGAGGCCCAGTTCTTCGGGCCCGAGCTCCTCGAGGTCTGCGAGCAGATCGCCGGCCGGGGCATCCGGGTGATCGTCGCCGGCCTCGACCAGGACTACCGGGGCGTGCCCTTCGACCCGATGCCCGCCATCCTGGCGGTGGCCGAGTACGTCACCAAGCAGCTCGCCATCTGCGTGGTCTGCGGCAAGCCGGCCGGCCGCTCCCAGCGCCTGGTGGCCGACAAGCACCGGGTGGTGGTCGGCGCCTCCGATGCCTACGAGGCCCGCTGCCGGGCCTGCTTCGACCCCGCCGGGGCCACCGCGACCCCACGCCACGACGACGCCCAGGGTACCCTGGGCCTGAAGGAGGACTCTTGA
- a CDS encoding uracil phosphoribosyltransferase: protein MNPPCILAEEDHAYGSQVHILADPYLRSLLARACVPETVQPEMNRLISACYEGLVRAALVKEFPRTRIDWPTRMAASEPRAVLRHEIIDRRTRTITVNVARAGTLPSQVAFDVLHTVIDPELIRQDHVVMNRVTDEKGQVTGTSVHGSKIGGGVEGAMVLFPDPMAATGGSMARAIDIYQNEVEGTPRGLVALHLIVTPEYLKKITGLHPEVPIYALRLDRGLSPEDVLACRPGERWDEERGLDDRQYIVPGGGGFGELMNNAEF from the coding sequence TTGAACCCGCCCTGCATCCTCGCCGAGGAAGATCACGCCTACGGAAGCCAGGTGCACATCCTGGCCGACCCCTACCTGCGCTCCCTCCTGGCCCGGGCCTGCGTGCCCGAGACGGTGCAGCCCGAGATGAACCGGCTGATCTCCGCCTGCTACGAGGGCCTGGTGCGCGCGGCGCTGGTGAAGGAGTTCCCCCGCACCCGGATCGACTGGCCCACCCGGATGGCGGCCTCGGAGCCGCGGGCGGTGCTGCGCCACGAGATCATCGACCGGCGCACCCGCACGATCACCGTGAACGTCGCCCGAGCCGGGACCCTTCCCTCGCAGGTCGCCTTCGACGTGCTGCACACCGTGATCGACCCGGAGCTGATCCGGCAGGACCACGTGGTGATGAACCGCGTCACCGACGAGAAGGGGCAGGTGACCGGCACCAGCGTCCACGGCTCGAAGATCGGCGGCGGGGTCGAGGGGGCGATGGTGCTTTTCCCGGATCCCATGGCCGCCACCGGCGGCTCGATGGCGCGGGCGATCGACATCTACCAGAACGAGGTCGAGGGCACGCCCAGAGGGCTGGTCGCCCTGCACCTCATCGTCACGCCGGAGTACCTGAAGAAGATCACCGGCCTCCACCCGGAGGTGCCGATCTACGCCCTGCGCCTCGACCGCGGGCTCTCGCCGGAGGACGTGCTGGCCTGCCGGCCCGGCGAGCGCTGGGACGAGGAGCGGGGCCTCGACGATCGCCAGTACATCGTGCCGGGCGGCGGTGGCTTCGGCGAGCTGATGAACAACGCAGAGTTCTGA
- a CDS encoding sensor domain-containing diguanylate cyclase, protein MNQGESLESALEDIAEAAAKVAQVETASVLLFDQSGEALLCRAAHGFTDDEVQKIGFRRGEGIAGWVAEKGESARVGDAPVDPRFKDLGLGRAQRGMVCVPLEAAGRVIGVITASSQDAEAFTAEHESMMEFLASSVVRDLENARLYRLAVTDALTLAYNRQYLSERFPAEMDRALRYDQPLSLIMLDIDHFKQVNDTHGHPVGDEVLRAVVRITSDLVREIDVVVRYGGEEFILLLPNTDREGGWRVADRIRQRVAETPIETERGALRLTVSAGVAQASGAGDDAAALIRRADKALYEAKEGGRNQVVVAR, encoded by the coding sequence CTGAACCAGGGTGAGTCCCTCGAGTCCGCGCTCGAGGACATCGCGGAGGCTGCCGCGAAGGTCGCGCAGGTCGAGACCGCCTCGGTGCTGCTCTTCGATCAGTCCGGCGAGGCGCTCCTCTGTCGGGCCGCCCACGGCTTCACCGACGACGAGGTCCAGAAGATCGGCTTCCGGCGCGGCGAGGGCATCGCCGGCTGGGTGGCCGAGAAGGGGGAGTCGGCGCGGGTGGGGGACGCCCCGGTCGATCCGCGCTTCAAGGATCTCGGCCTCGGCCGGGCCCAGCGGGGCATGGTCTGCGTGCCCCTCGAGGCGGCGGGGAGGGTCATCGGTGTCATCACCGCCTCCAGCCAGGACGCGGAGGCCTTCACGGCCGAGCACGAGTCGATGATGGAGTTCCTCGCCTCCTCGGTGGTGCGCGACCTGGAGAATGCGCGCCTCTACCGGCTCGCCGTCACCGACGCCCTGACCCTCGCCTACAATCGCCAGTACCTCTCCGAGCGCTTCCCCGCCGAGATGGATCGGGCGCTGCGCTACGATCAGCCCCTCTCGCTGATCATGCTCGACATCGACCACTTCAAGCAGGTCAACGACACCCACGGGCACCCCGTGGGGGACGAGGTGCTGCGCGCCGTCGTGCGGATCACCAGCGACCTCGTCCGGGAGATCGACGTGGTCGTGCGCTACGGCGGAGAGGAGTTCATCCTCCTCCTCCCCAACACCGACCGGGAGGGCGGCTGGCGGGTCGCGGATCGGATCCGGCAGCGGGTCGCGGAGACCCCCATCGAGACGGAGCGGGGGGCGCTGCGCCTGACGGTGAGCGCGGGCGTGGCCCAGGCCTCGGGGGCGGGCGACGACGCCGCGGCCCTCATCCGCCGCGCCGATAAGGCGCTCTACGAGGCCAAGGAGGGAGGGCGCAACCAGGTCGTCGTGGCTCGCTAG
- the hpt gene encoding hypoxanthine phosphoribosyltransferase, whose translation MTLERLSQDVESMITEEQIRERLAELGKEITETYQGQPLTLIVILKGSFVFAADIARHIDLPLAIDFIGVSSYGDSTKSSGVVRITQDLSKPIEGRHVLVVEDIVDTGLTMEYLLDNLKSRHPTSLKVCSLLEKPSRAIHKIEIDFLGFTIPDAFVVGYGLDFAERYRNLPFIGVLKKEARHD comes from the coding sequence ATGACCCTCGAGCGACTGAGCCAGGACGTCGAGTCCATGATCACCGAGGAGCAGATCCGGGAGCGCCTCGCGGAGCTGGGCAAGGAGATCACCGAGACCTACCAGGGCCAACCCCTCACCCTGATCGTGATCTTGAAGGGCTCGTTCGTCTTCGCGGCGGACATCGCCCGCCACATCGATCTCCCGCTGGCGATCGACTTCATCGGCGTCTCCTCCTACGGCGACTCGACGAAGTCCTCCGGCGTGGTGCGGATCACCCAGGACCTCTCCAAGCCCATCGAGGGTCGCCACGTGCTGGTGGTCGAGGACATCGTCGATACCGGGCTGACGATGGAGTACCTGCTGGACAACCTGAAGTCGCGGCACCCCACCAGCCTGAAGGTCTGCAGCCTCCTCGAGAAGCCCTCCCGCGCGATCCACAAGATCGAGATCGACTTCCTCGGCTTCACCATCCCCGACGCCTTCGTGGTCGGGTACGGGCTGGACTTCGCCGAGCGCTATCGCAACCTCCCCTTCATCGGGGTCCTGAAGAAGGAGGCTCGCCACGACTGA